From the genome of Gemmatimonas phototrophica, one region includes:
- a CDS encoding glycosyltransferase family 2 protein has translation MELTILMPCLNEARTLGVCIAKARAFLATHAITGEVLIADNGSTDGSQTLAVNAGARVVPIADRGYGAALRGGIQAAHGRFVIFGDADDSYDFSALLPFVEALRAGAEVVVGNRFRGGIGPGAMPFLHRYLGNPVLSWLGRLFFKVPLGDFHCGLRGLNRQAFAAVPLQTTGMEFASEMIVRSSLHGLRIREVPTTLQKDGRDRPPHLRTWRDGWRHLRFLLSFSPRWLFLYPGLAMILGGGALMLRLMYGPLPVAGVTLDVHTMLYAAALVLVGVQVTLFAIMARTYAITAGLLPADPLLKSLWQRITLETGLVLSAVFIALGVAIGGLAVVGWRDRAFGSIDPVDTMRLVIPSMLLLVIGVQGCFASFILSLLGLPSDQRRGA, from the coding sequence ATGGAACTGACCATTCTCATGCCCTGCCTGAACGAGGCGCGGACACTTGGCGTTTGTATTGCCAAGGCTCGCGCCTTTCTGGCGACGCATGCGATTACGGGTGAAGTGCTTATTGCCGATAACGGAAGCACCGACGGCTCGCAGACACTCGCGGTCAATGCCGGTGCGCGCGTGGTCCCCATCGCCGACCGTGGATATGGCGCCGCATTGCGAGGGGGGATCCAGGCCGCGCACGGCCGTTTCGTGATTTTTGGGGACGCCGACGACAGCTATGACTTTTCGGCGCTGCTTCCGTTTGTTGAAGCGCTCCGTGCAGGAGCCGAGGTGGTTGTCGGCAACCGGTTTCGGGGCGGCATTGGCCCGGGTGCCATGCCATTCTTGCATCGATACCTTGGCAATCCGGTCCTCTCCTGGCTCGGTCGTTTGTTTTTCAAGGTGCCGCTGGGGGACTTTCACTGCGGCCTACGCGGGCTGAATCGGCAGGCATTCGCGGCGGTGCCATTGCAGACCACGGGCATGGAGTTCGCTTCGGAAATGATCGTGCGTTCCAGTCTGCACGGTCTCAGGATCCGCGAGGTTCCCACCACGCTTCAGAAGGACGGGCGCGACCGCCCGCCGCATCTTCGCACATGGCGGGATGGATGGCGGCACCTTCGGTTCCTGCTGTCGTTCAGTCCGCGCTGGCTGTTTTTGTATCCGGGCCTTGCCATGATTCTTGGCGGGGGCGCGCTGATGCTGCGGCTCATGTATGGCCCGCTCCCAGTGGCGGGGGTGACATTGGATGTTCACACCATGCTGTATGCGGCCGCGCTGGTATTGGTCGGCGTGCAGGTGACGCTATTCGCCATCATGGCCCGCACGTACGCCATTACTGCGGGGCTGTTGCCGGCGGATCCACTGCTCAAGTCCCTGTGGCAGCGCATTACTCTGGAGACAGGTTTGGTGCTCAGTGCGGTCTTCATTGCGCTGGGAGTGGCGATCGGCGGCCTGGCGGTGGTCGGGTGGCGTGATCGCGCCTTCGGGTCAATCGATCCGGTGGACACCATGCGACTGGTGATCCCATCCATGCTGCTGCTGGTGATAGGGGTCCAGGGGTGCTTTGCCAGTTTCATCCTCAGTCTACTCGGGCTGCCCTCTGATCAACGGCGCGGCGCATGA
- a CDS encoding NAD(P)/FAD-dependent oxidoreductase, giving the protein MPPTTLVIGAGPAGLTAAYHLSQCGFPVLVLESDPTYVGGISRTVEFKGFHFDIGGHRFFSKSERIEALWREILPNDFLERPRSSRIYYNGRFFAYPLKPLQALWDLGILESLRCVASYIQIRLNPIKNPRNFEEWVTNQFGARLYNIFFKTYTEKVWGMKCTDISADWAAQRIKGVSLVSAVLSALLPAKKTGGDTIKSLISTFRYPRLGPGMLWDACAEAIRTKGGVIRMGRTATGLSFDKTTSQWLVTHSGPDGSREVSTADHVICSAPLREIVNALTPPVSEGVNHAANSLGYRDFITVAVVLKDRQRFSDNWIYVHEPSVKVGRIQNFKSWSPEMIPDPALTCYGLEYFCFEGDGLWTSDDTTLVERAIAELEQLGLAQRVDVIEGVVVRQKKAYPVYDDAYAQHVEVIRDALQTEYPNLHLVGRNGMHKYNNQDHAMMTALLTAENIVAGMSLHDPWRVNEDAEYHEETSGNVGASGLRSVPSRITD; this is encoded by the coding sequence ATGCCACCCACCACTCTGGTAATTGGAGCTGGTCCTGCCGGCCTCACGGCCGCATACCACCTCAGTCAATGCGGGTTTCCCGTGCTCGTTCTGGAAAGCGACCCCACGTACGTTGGGGGCATTTCCCGTACGGTAGAATTCAAGGGATTCCACTTCGATATTGGTGGCCATCGATTCTTCTCCAAGTCGGAGCGGATTGAGGCGCTCTGGAGGGAAATCCTCCCCAATGACTTTCTCGAGCGCCCTCGTTCGAGCCGCATTTACTACAACGGTCGATTCTTCGCGTATCCGCTCAAGCCCCTGCAGGCGCTTTGGGATCTCGGAATACTGGAGTCGCTACGGTGCGTCGCGTCGTACATCCAGATTCGACTGAATCCGATCAAAAACCCGCGAAACTTTGAAGAGTGGGTAACCAATCAGTTTGGGGCTCGGCTGTACAACATTTTCTTCAAGACCTATACCGAAAAGGTATGGGGTATGAAGTGCACCGACATCTCTGCCGATTGGGCAGCGCAACGCATCAAGGGCGTCTCGCTGGTTTCGGCCGTGCTCAGCGCCCTGCTCCCGGCAAAGAAAACAGGTGGCGATACCATCAAGAGTTTGATCAGCACATTTCGCTACCCGCGATTGGGTCCGGGCATGCTGTGGGATGCGTGTGCCGAAGCCATTCGGACAAAGGGTGGGGTCATACGGATGGGGCGCACCGCGACGGGGTTGTCGTTCGATAAAACGACTAGCCAATGGTTGGTCACTCATAGCGGCCCCGACGGATCTCGGGAGGTTTCGACAGCCGATCACGTGATCTGCTCAGCCCCGCTTCGTGAAATCGTCAATGCACTGACCCCGCCGGTTTCTGAAGGCGTGAATCACGCCGCAAACAGCCTTGGCTATCGGGACTTCATCACGGTGGCCGTGGTGCTCAAGGATCGTCAGCGCTTTTCAGACAACTGGATCTACGTGCACGAACCCAGCGTGAAGGTGGGGCGCATTCAGAATTTCAAGTCGTGGTCACCGGAAATGATTCCTGATCCGGCACTGACCTGCTACGGACTGGAATATTTCTGTTTCGAAGGAGACGGCCTTTGGACGAGCGATGACACCACATTGGTGGAGCGCGCCATTGCCGAACTGGAACAGCTGGGACTGGCGCAACGAGTCGACGTCATTGAAGGTGTTGTTGTACGGCAGAAGAAGGCATACCCGGTGTACGATGACGCGTATGCACAGCATGTAGAGGTAATTCGCGATGCGTTGCAGACCGAATACCCGAACCTGCATTTGGTCGGGCGCAATGGGATGCACAAATACAACAATCAGGACCACGCCATGATGACGGCACTGCTGACGGCAGAGAACATTGTGGCAGGCATGTCCCTACACGACCCGTGGCGCGTCAACGAAGATGCCGAGTATCACGAAGAAACATCCGGCAACGTGGGCGCATCAGGGCTTCGAAGCGTCCCCTCCAGAATTACCGACTAA
- a CDS encoding ABC transporter ATP-binding protein, whose product MSPSSVAIRVEHVRKAYANHIAVKDVSLTVPAGTVFGLLGPNGAGKTTTIRMMLNLMVPDQGTIEVLGRPAGDPQVSDRLGYLPEERGLYRKMQVRRVLRFLGRLKGLDTKDADRRIDHWLERLGLRTAQQDWSTAKVEDLSRGMQQKVQFAGTMLHDPDLVFLDEPFSGLDPVNAQVLKDTVLDLRREGRTVVFSTHVMDAAERMCDAVAIIARGEVVANGSLKALKEDFGGHGRVSITFSGDGRDRAREVLLDPSLVASIDDHGQQVELDLAAGATSQQLLKALVAHDVEMKKFDRTEASLHRIFLERVGATGVETGLSGHG is encoded by the coding sequence GTGTCTCCATCATCCGTTGCCATTCGCGTGGAACATGTCCGCAAGGCCTACGCGAACCATATCGCGGTTAAAGACGTCTCGCTTACGGTCCCCGCTGGCACCGTATTCGGTTTGCTCGGCCCCAATGGCGCTGGTAAAACGACGACTATCCGCATGATGCTTAACCTCATGGTGCCCGACCAAGGCACCATTGAGGTGCTTGGGCGCCCCGCCGGGGACCCGCAGGTCAGCGACCGGCTGGGGTATCTCCCCGAAGAGCGTGGACTATATCGCAAGATGCAGGTCCGGCGTGTGTTGCGCTTTCTCGGGCGCCTGAAGGGATTGGACACCAAAGACGCCGATCGCCGCATTGACCACTGGCTGGAGCGTCTGGGGCTGCGGACCGCCCAACAGGACTGGAGTACGGCCAAGGTTGAGGATCTTTCCCGCGGCATGCAGCAGAAGGTGCAGTTCGCCGGCACCATGCTGCACGACCCCGATCTGGTGTTTCTCGACGAGCCGTTCAGCGGGCTGGACCCGGTGAACGCGCAGGTGCTCAAGGACACCGTCCTGGATCTGCGCCGGGAAGGGCGCACGGTCGTGTTCAGCACCCACGTCATGGACGCCGCCGAGCGCATGTGCGACGCCGTGGCCATCATTGCGCGCGGCGAAGTGGTGGCGAACGGTTCCCTCAAGGCGCTCAAGGAAGACTTTGGCGGACATGGGCGGGTCTCCATCACCTTCAGTGGCGACGGACGTGACCGTGCACGGGAAGTGCTGCTCGATCCCTCGCTGGTGGCATCCATTGACGACCATGGGCAGCAAGTCGAACTGGATCTCGCCGCAGGCGCCACATCACAGCAGCTGCTCAAGGCGCTGGTGGCTCACGACGTGGAAATGAAGAAATTCGATCGTACAGAGGCCTCCCTGCATCGCATTTTCCTGGAGCGGGTGGGCGCGACCGGCGTAGAAACGGGGCTCAGTGGCCATGGGTAA
- a CDS encoding ABC transporter permease encodes MGKLMAVIGREFGERVRSKWFLISTLFGPLLFAALFIGPPYLAFKSSRSVDLSALVIVDGTAQRIGDGIATELAGGLMATDTRRAKVVHVLGPEAGRVIDSLRQALSSNTLPAVALVDDRTVANGDVRLLLGGSAPLATSERFQRALERELLRLRVTEAGLDIEQAERIAKVKVSATVERVMRDGRSGSAQVNLIFGAGVAILLYVVIVLYGQIVLRSVTEEKQSRVSELVLASVSPRILLSGKVLGIGGVALLQLGFWTVSAVTLLTNRGRVLAALGVASTNMTIPAVSFTDLIPLFAFFLLGYVLYAALFAAVGSIVSSEQEAQQAQTPVIMLLVGSVALLQPALADPDGPIARTMSMVPFSSPILMPLRLGMASVPVEELSVSICVLALTAIAAMVAAGRLYRTALLMYGKRPSIREIIRWIRLDA; translated from the coding sequence ATGGGTAAGTTGATGGCGGTCATTGGCCGCGAATTCGGGGAACGGGTACGGTCCAAGTGGTTTCTCATCTCCACACTCTTTGGCCCGCTGCTCTTTGCCGCACTGTTCATTGGCCCGCCGTATCTGGCGTTCAAGTCTTCGCGCTCGGTAGATCTGTCGGCACTGGTTATCGTTGACGGGACGGCCCAGCGCATTGGCGATGGCATTGCCACCGAATTGGCGGGTGGTCTCATGGCCACCGACACCCGGCGCGCCAAAGTCGTTCACGTGCTTGGGCCGGAAGCCGGGCGGGTGATTGACTCGTTGCGCCAGGCACTCAGCAGCAACACACTCCCCGCCGTGGCCCTTGTTGATGATCGGACCGTGGCCAACGGGGATGTGCGGCTGTTGTTGGGTGGCAGCGCGCCGCTGGCGACATCGGAGCGCTTTCAGCGCGCTCTGGAGCGCGAACTGCTGCGGCTACGGGTTACCGAGGCGGGACTCGATATTGAGCAAGCCGAGCGCATTGCCAAGGTAAAGGTGTCGGCCACGGTTGAGCGTGTCATGCGCGATGGCCGATCAGGCTCAGCACAGGTCAATCTGATTTTCGGTGCGGGCGTGGCCATTCTGCTGTACGTGGTCATTGTGCTGTACGGCCAGATCGTGTTGCGCTCCGTGACCGAAGAGAAACAGTCGCGTGTTTCGGAACTGGTGCTGGCAAGTGTGTCGCCGCGCATTCTGCTCTCAGGCAAAGTGCTGGGCATAGGTGGCGTCGCGTTGCTGCAACTGGGATTCTGGACAGTGTCGGCCGTAACACTGCTCACCAATCGTGGGCGGGTGTTGGCGGCGCTGGGTGTGGCATCCACCAACATGACCATTCCCGCCGTCTCCTTCACCGACCTCATTCCGCTGTTTGCCTTCTTCCTGCTGGGCTACGTGCTATATGCCGCGCTGTTCGCGGCGGTGGGGAGCATTGTGAGCTCGGAGCAGGAAGCGCAGCAGGCACAGACGCCCGTCATCATGCTGCTCGTAGGCAGTGTGGCGCTGCTGCAGCCGGCGTTGGCCGACCCTGACGGGCCCATTGCCCGCACCATGAGCATGGTGCCGTTTTCGTCACCCATTCTCATGCCGCTGCGACTGGGCATGGCGAGCGTGCCGGTGGAAGAGCTCTCGGTCTCCATCTGCGTGCTGGCGCTCACCGCTATCGCGGCCATGGTGGCGGCTGGACGTCTCTATCGCACGGCTCTGCTGATGTACGGCAAGCGCCCGTCCATCCGCGAAATCATTCGCTGGATCCGACTGGACGCCTGA
- a CDS encoding pilus assembly protein TadG-related protein, whose protein sequence is MTNNRTRHPKGRRARRGATLVFVAFLSVVLVGVAAVAIDMSRLHTGYNELQTGADAAALRGALQLQRNRGVSPADSVTRFALLNQALSDSIRVPGDSILPIFWDPEVSPNASVLGAWDDANAVQVTAPRAGGLLFGRLLSAGTANVGRRSIAWIANITRVECPAPWGFPLSELNYKLFGTIDSTNVSVNSYDRLLDTLRNGGALSISMVFRPSDATDVDPSAPFEAIDDDNVNMNAYRDQIADGSTCAAASSAAIDTAESFPGKGGGAVPKKTADGAHGGPGGSTGGRSLCEQATPGGGPGRGGPAKRADCYPVGSNFSGSPGVTVSVSWIRDPAPGGRSAVVKTLSGFRVMCVFQGKNSGEADPAERCAWYSSMVDAGYAATPAMPNQFSAGTIVGYPVELGETLGPGTALGNAPSLGQRLILVR, encoded by the coding sequence GTGACGAACAACCGCACTCGCCATCCCAAGGGGCGCCGCGCTCGTCGGGGTGCCACGCTCGTTTTTGTCGCTTTTCTCTCGGTCGTCTTGGTTGGCGTAGCCGCCGTGGCAATCGACATGAGTCGGTTGCATACGGGATACAATGAGCTGCAGACCGGTGCCGACGCGGCTGCGTTGCGTGGAGCGCTGCAGCTGCAGCGAAACCGTGGCGTAAGCCCCGCGGACAGCGTCACACGCTTCGCGCTGCTCAATCAGGCGTTGAGCGATTCCATTCGTGTGCCGGGCGACAGCATCCTGCCAATCTTCTGGGATCCAGAGGTGTCGCCAAATGCCTCAGTGCTGGGCGCATGGGATGACGCCAACGCGGTACAGGTTACCGCGCCACGCGCAGGAGGATTGCTCTTCGGGCGCCTGCTTTCGGCGGGTACCGCCAATGTAGGCCGTAGGTCTATCGCCTGGATCGCCAACATTACGCGGGTAGAGTGCCCCGCGCCATGGGGTTTTCCGCTTAGTGAATTGAATTACAAACTTTTCGGGACCATCGACAGCACGAACGTTTCGGTAAACTCTTACGATAGGTTGCTAGATACCCTGCGAAACGGCGGAGCGCTGTCAATATCGATGGTCTTTCGTCCTTCAGATGCAACGGATGTCGATCCATCCGCGCCTTTTGAAGCAATCGATGACGATAACGTCAACATGAACGCCTATCGTGATCAGATCGCGGACGGGTCCACATGTGCGGCAGCGTCATCGGCGGCCATTGATACGGCGGAATCGTTTCCAGGTAAGGGCGGCGGTGCGGTACCCAAGAAGACTGCAGATGGCGCACATGGTGGACCCGGAGGGTCTACCGGTGGAAGAAGCCTTTGCGAGCAGGCTACGCCTGGCGGTGGACCTGGAAGAGGGGGGCCAGCCAAACGAGCAGATTGTTACCCGGTCGGCTCGAATTTCTCTGGTTCGCCTGGTGTGACGGTAAGTGTTTCCTGGATACGTGATCCAGCTCCCGGTGGTCGATCTGCGGTGGTGAAAACACTTAGTGGGTTCCGGGTGATGTGTGTGTTTCAAGGGAAGAACAGCGGCGAGGCTGATCCTGCCGAGCGGTGTGCTTGGTATTCGAGCATGGTCGATGCGGGATACGCTGCCACTCCCGCGATGCCGAACCAGTTCTCGGCCGGAACAATCGTTGGATATCCGGTTGAACTTGGCGAAACACTTGGCCCCGGTACGGCTCTTGGAAATGCACCATCGCTTGGCCAGCGCTTAATCCTCGTTCGGTGA
- a CDS encoding type II secretion system F family protein, with translation MTSELPISLILLIVTLIIAVVTVLYVAIAERQRRETFQRVSPDLEASRLAERLLLNEDATASSRLAAWLRERMPEGFLADTSYAGKLVHAGFDGSAAPVIFAALRIVSALLVPVLAFVAAPRDNPTWLAIAVVMGLVAGVAGPQAVLDRLATNRQDRIRRAVPDALDLLVVCVEAGVSLDAAIIRVARDLSNVRPELALEFAQVVRRVNAGMPRERALQGLAARTGVDELRTLVSSMVQTERLGTSIARVLRVNAESLRLRRRQKAEKRAAEAALKMIFPLALFLLPALLAVIVGPAAITVARELGNLAN, from the coding sequence ATGACCAGCGAACTCCCCATTTCACTTATTCTGCTGATTGTCACGCTGATCATCGCCGTGGTAACGGTGTTGTACGTGGCAATCGCCGAGCGGCAGCGGCGCGAAACGTTCCAGCGCGTCTCGCCGGATCTGGAAGCGTCAAGGCTGGCAGAGCGGTTATTGCTCAATGAGGACGCCACCGCGTCCTCCCGCTTGGCGGCCTGGTTGCGGGAGCGGATGCCAGAAGGGTTTCTGGCCGACACGTCCTATGCCGGCAAGCTGGTGCACGCCGGATTCGACGGGAGTGCAGCGCCTGTCATCTTTGCGGCGCTGCGTATCGTGTCGGCCCTTCTGGTCCCGGTGCTCGCGTTTGTCGCCGCGCCGCGCGATAACCCCACGTGGCTGGCCATTGCCGTCGTCATGGGGCTGGTGGCCGGTGTTGCCGGCCCGCAGGCCGTGCTCGATCGGTTGGCTACCAACCGGCAGGATCGAATTCGTCGGGCGGTACCCGATGCGCTCGACCTGCTGGTCGTGTGTGTCGAAGCTGGTGTGTCGCTTGATGCCGCAATTATCCGGGTGGCGCGCGATCTGTCGAATGTGCGCCCCGAGTTGGCCTTGGAGTTTGCCCAGGTGGTACGCCGGGTCAATGCCGGTATGCCGCGTGAACGTGCGTTGCAGGGGTTGGCCGCTCGCACGGGCGTGGACGAGTTGCGCACGCTGGTGTCGAGCATGGTTCAAACGGAGCGCCTCGGTACGTCGATTGCGCGTGTCCTGCGGGTGAACGCGGAGTCATTGCGTCTTCGCCGCCGACAGAAAGCCGAAAAGCGCGCGGCTGAGGCCGCTTTGAAGATGATCTTTCCGCTGGCACTTTTCCTGTTGCCGGCGCTGTTGGCCGTGATCGTTGGACCCGCAGCCATTACGGTTGCTCGGGAGCTGGGTAATCTCGCGAATTAG
- a CDS encoding type II secretion system F family protein: MTALVLVSVFLGALLLVVGAFVFINRRRLSAADAARIRVGDSGGILRSETPLSILKDERVSDLATLNQLLSGRGFTILLEKELTHAGSRQKPGEFILFTVLAGMMGLTIAQFFLGALIGLVIALVSASIPWLLLKRKQGIRRRKFEVGFPDALDLMTNALRAGYSLQAAMEFVGRESPAPLRQEFLRFYDEQRLGVDVRTALMAMQERIGTEEARLFVTSLVIQRETGGNLVELLTNIGNLIRERLKFQANLETLTAEPKMSARVLAGMPFVMFFAVYSINPQYMQPLINEPIGKLVMLYALISVIVGYFIMSRIADVDM, translated from the coding sequence ATGACGGCGCTGGTTCTTGTTTCCGTTTTTCTTGGCGCCCTCCTGCTGGTGGTGGGGGCGTTTGTCTTCATCAATCGCCGGCGGTTGTCGGCCGCGGACGCGGCGCGTATTCGCGTTGGCGATTCTGGCGGTATCCTGCGCAGTGAAACCCCACTGTCCATTCTCAAGGACGAGCGGGTCTCTGATCTGGCGACGCTGAATCAGCTCCTCTCGGGACGCGGCTTTACGATTCTGCTGGAGAAGGAGCTGACGCATGCCGGGTCCCGGCAAAAGCCGGGCGAGTTCATTCTGTTCACGGTGTTGGCCGGGATGATGGGACTGACGATTGCGCAGTTCTTTTTGGGAGCACTCATTGGCCTGGTCATCGCGTTGGTGTCCGCATCCATTCCCTGGCTGTTGCTCAAGCGGAAACAGGGAATCCGCCGGCGGAAGTTTGAGGTGGGTTTCCCCGATGCGCTGGACCTCATGACGAACGCCCTGCGGGCGGGCTATTCGTTGCAGGCGGCCATGGAGTTTGTGGGGCGTGAATCGCCGGCACCGCTTCGGCAGGAGTTCCTGCGCTTCTACGATGAACAGCGCCTTGGCGTAGATGTACGGACCGCGCTCATGGCGATGCAGGAACGCATCGGCACCGAAGAGGCGCGCCTGTTTGTCACATCGCTGGTTATCCAACGGGAAACCGGCGGTAATCTTGTCGAATTGTTGACGAACATCGGCAACCTTATCCGTGAACGGCTCAAGTTCCAGGCCAACCTCGAAACGCTCACGGCAGAACCCAAAATGTCGGCCAGAGTGCTGGCTGGTATGCCATTTGTCATGTTCTTTGCCGTATACAGCATCAATCCGCAGTACATGCAACCGCTCATCAATGAGCCGATCGGCAAGTTGGTCATGCTCTATGCCCTGATCTCCGTCATTGTCGGGTATTTTATCATGAGCCGTATTGCTGACGTGGACATGTAG
- a CDS encoding CpaF family protein, with protein sequence MERSLRDRLLGKRPASPEQAAGNGANAPSLPDGAEPASIDPLEGLDPAAPKKESGSTELTPVDLLKRDLHQKLVDRLDLAALEKIRDESILTQQIRTAVLEFLRIEQAPLSAAERDEVVEQIVWEVTGLGPIEPLTRDGSVSDILVNGPKSVYVERKGRLEKTNITFRDNAHLLTIIDRIVSKVGRRVDESSPMVDARLTDGSRVNAIIPPLAIDGPVLSIRRFGASIGPRKLVEFGALSVPMLRLLAACVHSRLNIVVSGGTGAGKTTVLNALSSFIPATERLVTIEDAAELRLQQNHVVRLETRPPNTEGRGEVSARDLVKNALRMRPDRIIMGEVRSGEALDMLQAMNTGHEGSLTTIHANSPRDAMARLETMVLFAGTALPTRAIREQMASALHLIVQVSRMSDGTRRITSITEVSTMESEVITTQEIFRYRRRGVSDDGTVLGEFEATGVRPLFMEQIIARGIHLPPEIFAFGSASEGGLAAAGAAVASGLLV encoded by the coding sequence ATGGAACGTTCCTTACGTGACCGTTTGCTGGGGAAGCGCCCGGCATCGCCCGAGCAAGCCGCAGGGAATGGAGCCAACGCTCCGTCGCTGCCGGATGGGGCGGAGCCCGCGTCGATCGATCCTCTGGAGGGTCTCGATCCTGCCGCGCCCAAAAAGGAGTCAGGGAGCACCGAGCTCACCCCGGTCGATCTGCTCAAGCGTGACTTGCACCAGAAGCTGGTTGATCGCCTTGACCTGGCTGCGCTGGAAAAGATCCGCGACGAAAGCATACTGACGCAGCAGATCCGCACGGCGGTGCTGGAGTTTCTGCGTATCGAGCAGGCGCCGCTCTCGGCGGCTGAACGTGATGAGGTCGTTGAACAGATTGTCTGGGAAGTCACGGGACTGGGACCCATCGAGCCGCTCACGCGGGATGGCTCCGTCTCGGACATTCTCGTCAATGGTCCCAAGTCGGTGTATGTCGAACGGAAGGGACGTCTCGAAAAGACCAATATTACCTTCCGCGACAACGCGCACCTGCTCACGATCATTGATCGTATTGTCAGCAAGGTGGGGCGCCGGGTAGACGAATCGTCCCCCATGGTGGACGCACGCCTTACTGACGGTTCGCGCGTCAACGCCATTATTCCGCCGCTGGCCATCGACGGGCCGGTTCTCTCCATTCGCCGCTTCGGCGCGTCCATTGGACCACGCAAGCTGGTGGAGTTTGGCGCGCTGTCAGTGCCCATGCTACGCCTATTGGCTGCGTGTGTACATTCGCGGCTGAATATTGTGGTGTCGGGCGGCACAGGTGCCGGCAAGACCACCGTCCTGAACGCACTCTCCAGCTTCATTCCGGCAACTGAACGTCTGGTCACGATCGAAGACGCGGCGGAACTGCGCTTACAGCAGAACCACGTGGTGCGTCTGGAAACGCGCCCACCAAACACCGAGGGACGCGGTGAGGTGAGCGCGCGTGATCTGGTCAAGAACGCGCTGCGAATGCGTCCGGATCGCATCATCATGGGTGAAGTCCGTTCCGGTGAGGCCCTCGACATGCTGCAGGCCATGAACACCGGCCACGAAGGTTCGCTCACCACGATTCACGCCAACTCGCCGCGTGATGCCATGGCGCGTCTCGAAACCATGGTGCTCTTTGCCGGGACCGCGCTCCCCACCCGCGCCATTCGCGAACAGATGGCGAGCGCCCTGCACCTCATTGTGCAGGTGTCGCGCATGTCGGACGGCACCCGTCGCATTACGAGCATTACCGAAGTCTCCACGATGGAAAGTGAGGTCATCACCACCCAGGAGATTTTCCGGTATCGGCGTCGAGGTGTGTCCGATGATGGTACCGTGCTTGGCGAGTTTGAGGCCACCGGCGTTCGGCCGTTATTCATGGAACAGATCATCGCGCGTGGCATCCACTTGCCGCCGGAAATCTTTGCCTTTGGGTCAGCCAGTGAAGGTGGGCTTGCTGCAGCCGGTGCGGCGGTCGCCAGCGGACTCCTCGTATGA
- a CDS encoding AAA family ATPase, with protein MRRAIVVRDALGPLNPLIPVFTGAGFNKPVEVESPEALVALVSEVGADLVVLSLATTSNHVLDELQGMLRDRANLAAIGTAPTPDSELILAGFRRGLSEFLVVPAGPNELAGALARLESKWARAPKGGHVTAVYSPAGGAGVTTVAVNMAHALARRKPAGRVAVADLVVGLGDVTTHLNLAPTYDLGELVRKLDRADGESLHSITESVADGMDALAGTSDLELGEEVTAEAVQRILALMRASYSYTVLDVEHTVSPRTIAALDAADRIVMVFQVTVAGLRKVKRALTLFEQLEFPAEKVLLVANRVGAGDVMSWPDVAKALGRSVDFRLPNAFQGVADAQTRGIPIAANDNAPGMKALIDAYNLLAIRIMGQRGTVPSSIEEPESSRTGTTAGFGRLLGKLRK; from the coding sequence ATGCGTCGTGCAATCGTCGTTCGTGATGCGCTAGGTCCGCTCAATCCACTCATCCCGGTGTTCACCGGGGCCGGCTTCAACAAGCCGGTCGAAGTGGAGAGTCCTGAGGCATTGGTGGCGTTGGTCTCCGAGGTCGGTGCCGATCTCGTAGTCCTGTCGTTGGCTACCACCAGCAATCATGTGCTCGACGAACTGCAGGGCATGTTGCGGGATCGTGCCAACCTCGCGGCCATTGGTACGGCGCCCACACCCGACAGCGAGCTTATTCTCGCGGGATTTCGTCGTGGGCTCTCCGAATTTCTTGTGGTGCCCGCAGGCCCCAATGAGCTGGCCGGTGCGCTGGCCCGGCTCGAATCCAAGTGGGCGCGCGCGCCCAAGGGCGGACATGTCACGGCGGTATACAGCCCGGCCGGCGGAGCGGGCGTAACCACCGTCGCGGTGAACATGGCGCACGCACTGGCCCGCAGAAAACCAGCCGGTCGGGTGGCTGTGGCTGATCTTGTCGTTGGCTTGGGCGATGTGACGACCCATTTGAATCTGGCGCCCACATACGATCTCGGTGAGCTGGTGCGCAAGCTGGATCGCGCCGACGGTGAATCGCTGCACAGCATTACGGAGAGCGTGGCCGACGGTATGGACGCGCTGGCTGGCACCAGTGATCTCGAGCTGGGCGAAGAGGTCACGGCCGAGGCCGTGCAACGCATTCTGGCGCTGATGCGTGCTTCCTACTCCTATACGGTACTGGACGTAGAGCATACCGTATCGCCTCGCACCATCGCTGCCCTTGATGCCGCAGACCGTATTGTTATGGTCTTCCAAGTCACGGTGGCCGGGCTGCGTAAGGTAAAGCGCGCGCTCACCCTGTTCGAACAACTGGAGTTCCCCGCCGAGAAGGTTCTGCTGGTCGCAAACCGTGTTGGTGCCGGCGATGTCATGTCGTGGCCTGATGTCGCCAAGGCACTTGGGCGGAGCGTGGATTTCCGACTCCCCAACGCATTCCAGGGAGTTGCCGATGCCCAGACACGTGGAATTCCCATTGCGGCAAACGACAACGCGCCAGGGATGAAGGCACTGATCGACGCCTATAACCTGCTCGCTATTCGCATTATGGGGCAGCGAGGAACGGTGCCGTCGTCAATTGAAGAACCAGAGTCCTCGCGGACCGGTACAACGGCCGGATTTGGCCGTCTGCTTGGCAAGTTGAGGAAATAG